One region of Drosophila kikkawai strain 14028-0561.14 chromosome 2R, DkikHiC1v2, whole genome shotgun sequence genomic DNA includes:
- the ana gene encoding protein anachronism isoform X2, producing MTNAKCCEKCAGRWILVLVVVLASLSGDSQASPFDPSFFPEGVQSVVVNPFNRTILNRFNLTEEQILSIQNRSNPNMRNDTSTVTNQQHLQRATERLNDIIKRVHKAISNEALPKEKAGFPICTGETTSPAEWQNASNLTLYFAQSVFTPSNDYDRLNSALLRLYKTNPGQNREQFSGQGLVQPVSTEQPASPTPLCAEPVGPQIRVTVSIVHQQKKKLRKKRTCNTVMMSSTSTGWVEIDVKCALAYWEQQNRQDEHRQDQLRQPHPRQQQNAVIGMLVIEVHDDEENPLRPGLYFAPPTCDQQPLSLGTLTEQNRLALIWRVGQCQENLG from the exons ATGACGAATGCCAAGTGTTGTGAAAAGTGCGCAGGGAGATGGATCCTGGTCCTGGTGGTGGTCCTAGCATCGCTGTCCGGCGACTCGCAGGCCTCGCCCTTCGATCCCTCCTTCTTTCCCGAGGGCGTGCAGTCGGTGGTGGTGAATCCCTTCAATCGCACCATCCTGAACCGCTTCAACCTGACCGAGGAGCAGATCCTGAGCATCCAGAATCGGAGCAATCCAAACATGAGAAACGACACCAGCACGGTGACCAACCAACAGCACCTGCAGCGGGCCACCGAGCG gCTCAACGACATCATCAAGCGCGTCCACAAGGCAATCTCAAACGAGGCCCTGCCCAAGGAGAAGGCCGGGTTTCCCATCTGTACTGGCGAGACCACAAGTCCGGCGGAGTGGCAGAATGCCAGCAACTTGACCCTCTACTTCGCCCAGAGTGTCTTCACACCCTCCAATGACTATGACCGCCTGAACAGTGCCCTGCTGCGCCTGTATAAGACCAATCCCGGCCAGAACCGCGAACAGTTTTCCGGCCAGGGTCTAGTGCAGCCGGTGAGCACGGAACAGCCAGCCAGCCCGACGCCTCTGTGCGCAGAACCAGTGGGTCCCCAAATCCGGGTTACCGTTTCCATTGTCCACCAGCAGAAAAAGAAAT TGCGTAAGAAGCGCACCTGCAACACCGTCATGATGAGCAGCACCTCCACCGGCTGGGTGGAGATTGACGTCAAGTGCGCTCTCGCCTACTGGGAGCAGCAGAACCGCCAGGACGAGCATCGCCAGGATCAGCTGCGCCAGCCACATCCCCGCCAGCAGCAGAACGCCGTTATCGGAATGCTGGTGATCGAAGTGCACGACGACGAGGAGAATCCGCTAAGACCGGGCCTCTACTTCGCGCCGCCCACTTGCGATCAG CAGCCGCTATCCCTTGGAACACTTACGGAACAGAATCGCTTAGCACTTATTTGGCGGGTCGGACAGTGCCAAG AAAACCTAGGCTAG
- the LOC108078026 gene encoding ribonuclease inhibitor — protein sequence MCEVLLPCTYQPKESLDDGHTPLFTTLLLRCWQREYDQRPYRDFRFKRLEFEERMRRKFHCVRDFRVIVNYLLSRRLRSVTITGVVVSNWDANLLKDFVRSLIPLSSIHLNLMRLPSEFFAMLCLNAKKMDVMELCLDGTPLSDEDVRLLREFLLVSKTLRGLSVNHCSLTQYNFALIADGLHKSERVSCFSANRLLGGYLSLDTEKIMSMVGSVLMQNRLWSLRLELCELTAQDMIPIAEHLARRKSKLQQLRLANNKIGPDGVLFLLRGNIDGGGYLELLDISSNSIGTHGGEWVAKYLSLSLMLKDLFLTNNDIGAEAINRILTSRRKCCHLERLTLYGNHFDADSARIVRRLLDAKVMLQTELDITFTYDEDLQEYRVIPWR from the exons ATGTGCGAAGTGCTGCTACCATGCACGTACCAGCCCAAGGAGTCTTTGGATGATGGCCATACCCCGCTGTTCACCACGTTGCTGCTGAGGTGCTGGCAGCGGGAGTACGACCAGAGACCCTATCGAGACTTTCGATTCAAGCGCTTGGAGTTCGAGGAGCGGATGCGCCGAAAGTTCCACTGCGTCCGGGATTTCCGGGTCATTGTGAACTACCTGTTAAGTCGCCGACTGCGCTCGGTGACCATTACGGGCGTGGTGGTCTCTAACTGGGACGCAAATCTGCTGAAGGACTTTGTCCGTTCTCTCATACCCCTGTCGTCCATTCACCTGAACCTGATGCGGCTGCCCAGCGAATTCTTTGCCATGCTGTGCCTCAATGCGAAAAAGATGGACGTAATGGAGTTATGTTTGGACG GCACTCCCCTCAGCGACGAAGATGTGCGTCTCCTGCGGGAGTTCCTGCTGGTCAGCAAAACGCTGCGTGGGCTCTCCGTAAACCATTGCAGCCTGACCCAATACAATTTCGCCCTGATCGCTGACGGGCTGCACAAGTCGGAAAGAGTGAGCTGCTTCTCGGCCAATCGGCTGCTGGGCGGCTATCTCAGTCTGGACACGGAGAAGATAATGTCGATGGTGGGCTCTGTCCTTATGCAAAATCGCCTGTGGAGCCTGCGCCTAGAGCTGTGCGAGCTGACCGCCCAGGATATGATACCCATTGCCGAGCATTTGGCGCGCCGGAAGTCGAAGCTGCAACAATTGCGGCTGGCCAACAACAAGATCGGTCCGGACGGAGTCCTCTTTCTGCTTCGCGGCAATATCGACGGTGGTGGGTACCTTGAGCTCCTGGACATCAGCAGCAACTCTATTGGTACCCATGGCGGTGAGTGGGTGGCCAAGTACCTCAGCTTGAGCCTAATGTTGAAGGACCTGTTCCTAACCAACAACGATATTGGCGCAGAGGCCATAAATCGCATTTTGACATCCCGACGGAAATGCTGCCATTTGGAGCGCTTAACCCTCTACGGCAACCACTTTGATGCTGACTCGGCGAGGATTGTGCGCCGCCTGCTGGACGCCAAAGTGATGCTGCAAACCGAGCTGGACATTACTTTTACTTACGATGAGGATCTGCAGGAGTACCGTGTGATACCCTGGCGTTAG
- the PPO2 gene encoding phenoloxidase 2 yields the protein MADKKNLLLLFDHPTEPVFMDKGKRVTVFDVPDSFLTDRYKPISNEVQSRVGDKVEQRIPVREISIPDLRIPMSLGRDEKFSLFLPKHRRIAGRLIDIFMNMRSVDDLQSVAVYARDRLNPILFNYALSVALLHRPDTQGLDLPSFMQSFPDRFIDSQVMRQLREESFVVNPGSRIPITIPRDYTASDLDQEHRLWYFREDLGINLHHWHWHLVYPFEASDRSIVDKDRRGELFYYMHQQVIARYNAERFSNNLARVQPFNNLREPIAEGYFPKMDSLVASRAWPPRFENTKLSDLNREADQLNVEIGDLERWRDRIYEAIHQGFVMDERGNRIPLDETKGIDHLGNMIEASILSPNRTLYGDLHNNGHTFISYAHDPSNKHLESFAVMGDVSTAMRDPVFYKWHSYIDRIFQEHKSRLPAYTEPQLNYSGISITGIEVATNGGQANTLSTFWQESDVDLSRGFDFLPRGNVFARFGHLQHLPFTYTINVNNASGAQRFGYVRIFMAPKNDERGQPMLLREQRLMMIELDKFVAALNPGPNTIRRRSTESSVTIPFERTFRNLDANRPAAGSAGELEFNFCGCGWPNHMLVPKGLPEGLRCDLFIMVSNYENDRIDQQLQGQCSDAASYCGVRDRLYPDRQAMGFPFDRLPRTGADRLVNFLTPNMSIVDVTIRHENRTVQRQS from the exons ATGGCCGACAAGAAGaacctcctgctgctgttcgATCATCCCACCGAGCCTGTGTTCATGGACAAGGGCAAGCGGGTGACCGTCTTCGATGTGCCCGACTCCTTCCTCACGGATCGCTACAAGCCGATCAGCAACGAGGTTCAGAGCCGTGTCGGCGACAAGGTGGAGCAGCGCATTCCAGTGCGTGAGATCTCAATTCCGGATCTGAGGATCCCCATGTCCCTGGGCCGCGACGAAAAGTTCTCGCTGTTTCTGCCGAAGCACCGCAGAATCGCCGGCCGCCTGATCGACATCTTCATGAACATGCGCTCTGTGGATGACCTGCAGAGCGTGGCTGTCTATGCCCGGGATCGCCTCAATCCGATTCTTTTCAACTACGCGCTGTCGGTGGCCCTGCTCCATCGGCCTGATACTCAGGGACTGGACCTGCCTTCCTTCATGCAGTCCTTCCCCGATCGCTTCATTGACTCGCAGGTGATGCGCCAGCTGCGTGAGGAGTCCTTCGTGGTGAACCCTGGCTCCCGAATCCCGATCACCATTCCGCGGGACTACACCGCCTCCGACTTGGATCAGGAGCACCGACTGTGGTACTTCCGTGAGGATCTGGGCATCAACCTTCATCATTGGCATTGGCATCTGGTCTATCCCTTCGAGGCCTCTGACCGCAGCATTGTGGACAAGGATCGTCGCGGCGAGCTTTTCTACTACATGCACCAGCAGGTGATCGCCCGCTACAATGCGGAGCGGTTCAGCAACAACCTTGCCCGGGTGCAGCCCTTCAACAATCTGCGAGAGCCCATTGCCGAGGGCTATTTCCCCAAGATGGACTCCCTAGTGGCCAGTCGTGCCTGGCCACCGCGCTTCGAGAACACCAAGCTGAGCGATCTCAATCGCGAGGCGGACCAACTGAACGTGGAGATTGGTGATCTGGAGCGCTGGCGCGATCGCATCTACGAGGCTATCCACCAGGGCTTCGTTATGGAT GAGCGCGGCAATCGAATCCCCCTGGATGAGACCAAGGGCATCGACCACTTGGGCAATATGATTGAGGCTTCTATTCTGTCGCCGAATCGCACGCTG TACGGTGATCTGCACAACAACGGCCACACCTTCATCTCGTACGCCCACGATCCCAGCAACAAGCATTTGGAATCCTTCGCAGTGATGGGTGACGTCTCCACCGCCATGCGTGATCCAGTCTTCTACAAGTGGCACTCTTACATCGATCGCATCTTCCAGGAACACAAGTCCCGTCTGCCGGCTTACACCGAGCCCCAGCTCAACTACTCGGGCATCTCTATCACTGGCATTGAGGTGGCCACCAATGGCGGCCAGGCCAACACTCTTAGCACCTTCTGGCAGGAATCCGATGTGGATCTATCCCGTGGCTTCGATTTCCTGCCGCGTGGCAATGTCTTTGCCCGTTTCGGTCACCTGCAGCATCTGCCCTTCACCTACACTATTAATGTGAACAATGCCAGCGGCGCCCAGCGCTTCGGCTATGTGCGCATCTTCATGGCGCCCAAGAATGACGAACGTGGTCAGCCCATGCTGCTCCGTGAGCAGCGTCTCATGATGATTGAGCTGGACAAGTTTGTGGCTGCCCTGAACCCCGGACCCAACACCATTCGTCGCCGTTCCACAGAGTCTAGTGTAACCATTCCCTTCGAGCGAACTTTCCGCAACCTGGACGCCAATCGCCCGGCTGCTGGCTCTGCGGGTGAGCTGGAGTTCAACTTCTGCGGCTGCGGCTGGCCCAACCACATGCTGGTGCCCAAGGGTCTACCCGAGGGTCTGCGCTGTGACCTGTTCATCATGGTTTCCAACTACGAGAACGATAGG atTGACCAGCAGCTGCAGGGTCAATGCAGCGATGCCGCCTCCTACTGCGGTGTCCGCGATCGCCTCTATCCCGATCGCCAGGCCATGGGCTTCCCCTTCGACCGCCTGCCCCGCACCGGGGCCGATCGTCTGGTGAACTTCCTCACGCCCAACATGAGCATTGTGGATGTGACCATTCGCCACGAGAACCGCACTGTCCA
- the LOC108077938 gene encoding putative sodium-coupled neutral amino acid transporter 11 isoform X2, with amino-acid sequence MNDSRRNTATEFSYILQRQNNHQTHQQQGQQQQQQQHPSQQQQQQQQHHPSQQQPQQDVGLGDTLSSLPQASFNYINSIVGSGVIGIPYALHRAGFGLGLALLILVAYITDYSLILMVRCGHICGRFSYPGIMEAAYGKYGYYLLSLLQFMYPFLAMISYNVVVGDTLSKVLVRFFPSWGASMGAVRLGVVFFVNVGVVMPLCLYKNVSRLARASFVSLACVVFILFAVIIKLMSGDYKVTDTAESWRFANSDLIPATGIMVFAFMCHHNTFLVYQSMREATMERWEKVTHISIGFAWTVAALFGIAGYSTFRALSQGDLLENYCWDDDLMNFSRVLFSVSILLTFPIECFVSREIVRALVHRFVLKEPISEFTQDKDPSLEKGAEIDEYSKAITMAIVFSAFVISPMTDCLGSVLELNGLLAAIPLAYILPGLAYIQMEPHALLSREKLPALGLVVFGALVTILGAAVLLPGLMGGDCRADIVMGYCRQEFQNATATAN; translated from the exons ATGAACGACAGTCGACGGAACACGGCCACGGAATTCAGTTATATACTGCAGCGCCAG AACAACCATCAGACACATCAGCAACagggccaacagcagcagcagcagcagcatccttcgcagcagcaacagcaacagcagcagcatcatccttcgcagcagcagccacagcaggaTGTCGGGCTGGGCGACACGTTGTCCTCGCTGCCACAGGCCTCGTTTAACTACATCAACTCCATTGTGGGCAGCGGCGTCATCGGCATACCCTACGCCCTCCATCGTGCCGGCTTCGGCCTCGGCCTGGCCCTGCTCATCCTGGTGGCCTACATCACCGACTACTCGCTCATCCTCATG GTCAGATGCGGTCACATCTGCGGCCGGTTCAGCTATCCGGGCATCATGGAGGCCGCCTACGGAAAATACGGCTACTACCTGCTCTCGCTCCTGCAGTTCATGTACCCCTTTCTGG CCATGATATCCTACAACGTTGTCGTGGGCGATACACTGTCAAAAGTCCTGGTCCGCTTCTTTCCATCCTGGGGCGCTTCCATGGGCGCCGTCCGGCTGGGCGTGGTCTTCTTTGTGAACGTGGGCGTAGTGATGCCCCTGTGTCTCTACAAGAATGTGTCCCGGCTGGCCAGAGCCAGCTTCGTTAGCCTGGCCTGCGTGGTCTTCATCCTGTTTGCGGTCATCATCAAGCTCATGTCGGGCGATTACAAAGT AACGGACACGGCGGAGTCATGGCGCTTTGCTAACTCGGATCTTATCCCGGCCACGGGCATCATGGTCTTTG CTTTCATGTGTCATCACAATACCTTCCTCGTTTATCAATCGATGCGCGAAGCGACCATGGAGCGCTGGGAGAAGGTCACCCACATCTCGATTGGATTCGCCTGGACGGTGGCGGCCCTATTCGGCATCGCCGGTTACTCCACCTTCCGCGCCTTATCCCAAG GCGACCTGCTGGAGAACTACTGCTGGGATGACGACCTGATGAACTTCTCGCGTGTCCTCTTCTCGGTGTCCATCCTCCTGACCTTCCCCATCGAGTGTTTCGTTTCCCGGGAG ATTGTGCGCGCCCTCGTCCATCGATTCGTGCTGAAGGAGCCCATCAGCGAGTTTACCCAGGACAAGGACCCCAGCCTGGAGAAGGGCGCCGAGATCGATGAGTACTCGAAAGCCATTACCATGGCCATCGTGTTCAGCGCCTTCGTCATCTCGCCCATGACCGACTGCCTGGGCTCGGTGCTGGAGCTGAAT GGTCTCCTGGCTGCCATCCCTCTGGCGTACATCCTGCCCGGCCTGGCCTACATCCAAATGGAGCCGCACGCCCTGCTGAGTCGCGAGAAGCTGCCCGCTTTGGGTCTGGTCGTCTTTGGTGCCCTGGTGACCATTCTGGGGGCGGCAGTGCTGCTACCCGGACTAATGGGCGGCGATTGCCGGGCGGATATCGTGATGGGCTACTGCCGGCAGGAGTTCCAAAATGCCACAGCCACCGCCAACTAA
- the LOC108078401 gene encoding uncharacterized transporter YutK yields MTDDGSKGILNNGYEMEHRELEILDSDQFKELPLDNAKNPVEEKSYLENNPKVARILRISIYVLIHLVVVGYFSYATYHYHDITNYECGWSGSTNPLCGINFCSGYGMLLLLLGFIYLGLFYYYVFKPMVGLKLHQNFLKPMSKKWHAFSRTRVMSLVSIAILLALLAIFVYFETRNEPQKLISLVAPCFFILCGYIFSTKRNAIQWRIVITGITCQFLLGIFCIRWEVGRKIFECLGNKVATFLGYATDGALFVFGEYLVGEEVFAFAILPVIFFFSFFISILYYMGAMQWVVIKLGWILQQILGTTVCESVTAAANIFLGMSESPLLIRPYINKLTKSEIHSIMVSGFATVSGTVLAAYLSFGASAAHLITSSVMAAPATLAISKLYMPETEESQTTSKSIELEKSQDSSLLDAASSGASNAVPIVLGIIANIVAFVAFIAFLNGVVSWFGYLVGLEEIDFEWIFSKLFIPLVWAMGVPKDDCNIIAKVVATKTIINEFVAYERLGQYILDGQITARSAGIATFAICGFANPSSLGILIGSLSAMAPHRRATITQVAFRAFVVGSIVCFVSASFAGILLQEDEEQATYARIFEKLGRRNGTLLLAGSLKAR; encoded by the exons aTGACAGACGACGGTTCCAAGGGGATCTTAAACAATGGCTATGAAATGGAACAC AGAGAGCTAGAGATTCTGGACTCTGATCAGTTCAAGGAACTGCCTTTGGATAATGCCAAAAATCCGGTCGAAGAGAAGAGTTATTTGGAAAACAATCCGAAAGTGGCGCGTATTTTGAGGATCTCGATTTATGTACTCATTCACCTGGTTGTTGTGGGCTACTTTTCTTATGCCACCTACCACTATCATGACATCA CAAATTACGAATGTGGATGGTCAGGATCCACAAATCCGTTGTGCGGCATTAATTTCTGCTCCGGATATGGAATGCTCTTACTCCTGCTGGGCTTCATTTACTTGGGCCTGTTTTACTACTACGTATTCAAGCCCATGGTGGGGCTTAAGCTACACCAGAATTTCCTGAAGCCCATGAGCAAGAAGTGGCACGCTTTTAGCCGGACCAG GGTTATGTCACTGGTCAGCATTGCCATACTCCTGGcccttttggccattttcgTTTACTTCGAGACCCGCAACGAGCCGCAAAAGCTGATATCCCTGGTGGCGCCCTGCTTCTTTATCCTGTGTGGCTACATCTTCTCTACGAAACGCAATGCCATCCAGTGGCGCATCGTGATTACCGGGATTACGTGCCAGTTCCTGCTCGGCATCTTCTGCATTCGCTGGGAGGTGGGCCGCAAGATCTTCGAGTGTTTAGGGAACAAAGTGGCCACATTCCTTGGATACGCCACCGACGGAGCTCTCTTCGTATTTGGCGAATATCTGGTGGGCGAGGAGGTGTTCGCCTTCGCCATCTTGCCAGTGATCTTCTTCTTCAGCTTCTTCATCTCCATATTGTACTACATGGGTGCGATGCAATGGGTCGTGATCAAGCTGGGCTGGATCCTGCAACAGATCCTGGGCACTACCGTCTGCGAGAGCGTGACGGCGGCGGCCAACATATTCCTGGGCATGTCCGAGAGTCCGCTGCTCATCCGGCCGTATATCAACAAGCTGACCAAGAGCGAGATCCACAGCATTATGGTGTCTGGCTTTGCCACGGTATCGGGTACCGTGCTGGCGGCTTACCTCTCATTCGGTGCCTCGGCCGCCCATTTGATCACCTCCTCGGTGATGGCAGCCCCCGCCACGCTGGCCATCTCCAAGCTGTACATGCCGGAGACGGAAGAGAGTCAAACCACGTCGAAGTCTATAGAGTTGGAGAAGTC GCAGGATTCGTCCCTGTTGGATGCCGCATCTAGTGGAGCCAGCAATGCCGTGCCCATTGTCTTGGGAATCATTGCCAACATAGTGGCCTTTGTGGCCTTCATCGCTTTCCTCAATGGTGTGGTTAGCTGGTTTGGGTATCTGGTGGGTCTGGAGGAAATCGACTTCGAATGGATATTCTCCAAGCTCTTCATACCGCTCGTCTGGGCGATGGGAGTACCCAAAGACGACTGTAATATCATTGCCAAGGTGGTGGCCACCAAGACCATAATCAATGAGTTTGTGGCCTACGAGCGTCTGGGCCAGTATATCCTGGACGGTCAAATCACT GCTCGCAGTGCCGGAATTGCCACATTTGCCATCTGCGGCTTCGCCAATCCCAGTTCCTTGGGCATCCTCATTGGATCCCTCAGTGCCATGGCTCCCCATCGTCGTGCCACCATCACCCAAGTGGCCTTCAGAGCCTTTGTCGTTGGCAGCATCGTTTGCTTCGTGTCGGCCAGCTTTGCAGGCATCCTCCTGCAGGAAGATGAAGAGCAGGCCACCTACGCCAGGATCTTTGAGAAGTTGGGTCGGCGGAATGGCACCCTTTTGCTGGCAGGCAGCTTAAAAGCGAGATAA
- the ana gene encoding protein anachronism isoform X1 — MTNAKCCEKCAGRWILVLVVVLASLSGDSQASPFDPSFFPEGVQSVVVNPFNRTILNRFNLTEEQILSIQNRSNPNMRNDTSTVTNQQHLQRATERLNDIIKRVHKAISNEALPKEKAGFPICTGETTSPAEWQNASNLTLYFAQSVFTPSNDYDRLNSALLRLYKTNPGQNREQFSGQGLVQPVSTEQPASPTPLCAEPVGPQIRVTVSIVHQQKKKLRKKRTCNTVMMSSTSTGWVEIDVKCALAYWEQQNRQDEHRQDQLRQPHPRQQQNAVIGMLVIEVHDDEENPLRPGLYFAPPTCDQAAAAIPWNTYGTESLSTYLAGRTVPRKPRLDLKFNGSNSLKRLCNSPKLPSSRAAVTGIESTTSNSLTIDNQLLDETSETDRSHHEVKVEDDIEAEAAAEADLLSSASNSEQEMEPISNHHRRRTGHHHRHHHHPHELQQHHHHQRHHHKHHIIPHQQE, encoded by the exons ATGACGAATGCCAAGTGTTGTGAAAAGTGCGCAGGGAGATGGATCCTGGTCCTGGTGGTGGTCCTAGCATCGCTGTCCGGCGACTCGCAGGCCTCGCCCTTCGATCCCTCCTTCTTTCCCGAGGGCGTGCAGTCGGTGGTGGTGAATCCCTTCAATCGCACCATCCTGAACCGCTTCAACCTGACCGAGGAGCAGATCCTGAGCATCCAGAATCGGAGCAATCCAAACATGAGAAACGACACCAGCACGGTGACCAACCAACAGCACCTGCAGCGGGCCACCGAGCG gCTCAACGACATCATCAAGCGCGTCCACAAGGCAATCTCAAACGAGGCCCTGCCCAAGGAGAAGGCCGGGTTTCCCATCTGTACTGGCGAGACCACAAGTCCGGCGGAGTGGCAGAATGCCAGCAACTTGACCCTCTACTTCGCCCAGAGTGTCTTCACACCCTCCAATGACTATGACCGCCTGAACAGTGCCCTGCTGCGCCTGTATAAGACCAATCCCGGCCAGAACCGCGAACAGTTTTCCGGCCAGGGTCTAGTGCAGCCGGTGAGCACGGAACAGCCAGCCAGCCCGACGCCTCTGTGCGCAGAACCAGTGGGTCCCCAAATCCGGGTTACCGTTTCCATTGTCCACCAGCAGAAAAAGAAAT TGCGTAAGAAGCGCACCTGCAACACCGTCATGATGAGCAGCACCTCCACCGGCTGGGTGGAGATTGACGTCAAGTGCGCTCTCGCCTACTGGGAGCAGCAGAACCGCCAGGACGAGCATCGCCAGGATCAGCTGCGCCAGCCACATCCCCGCCAGCAGCAGAACGCCGTTATCGGAATGCTGGTGATCGAAGTGCACGACGACGAGGAGAATCCGCTAAGACCGGGCCTCTACTTCGCGCCGCCCACTTGCGATCAGGCAG CAGCCGCTATCCCTTGGAACACTTACGGAACAGAATCGCTTAGCACTTATTTGGCGGGTCGGACAGTGCCAAG AAAACCTAGGCTAGACCTTAAGTTCAACGGCAGCAACTCCCTGAAGAGGCTCTGCAACTCACCCAAATTACCATCGAGCAGAGCAGCGGTCACTGGCATCGAATCAACCACATCAAACTCACTAACCATTGACAACCAGCTGCTGGACGAGACCAGCGAAACGGATAGGAGCCATCACGAGGTCAAGGTCGAGGACGACATCGAGGCGGAGGCTGCTGCCGAGGCCGATCTGCTGTCCTCGGCGAGCAATAGCGAGCAGGAGATGGAGCCCATCTCCAATCACCATCGGCGTCGGACAGGCCACCATCATCGTCACCACCATCATCCGCAcgagctgcagcagcatcatcaccatcaGCGTCACCACCACAAGCACCACATTATTCCGCACCAGCAAGAGTAG
- the LOC108077938 gene encoding putative sodium-coupled neutral amino acid transporter 11 isoform X1 — translation MNDSRRNTATEFSYILQRQGSDVSVAEAYAFDDFNNLMKNNHQTHQQQGQQQQQQQHPSQQQQQQQQHHPSQQQPQQDVGLGDTLSSLPQASFNYINSIVGSGVIGIPYALHRAGFGLGLALLILVAYITDYSLILMVRCGHICGRFSYPGIMEAAYGKYGYYLLSLLQFMYPFLAMISYNVVVGDTLSKVLVRFFPSWGASMGAVRLGVVFFVNVGVVMPLCLYKNVSRLARASFVSLACVVFILFAVIIKLMSGDYKVTDTAESWRFANSDLIPATGIMVFAFMCHHNTFLVYQSMREATMERWEKVTHISIGFAWTVAALFGIAGYSTFRALSQGDLLENYCWDDDLMNFSRVLFSVSILLTFPIECFVSREIVRALVHRFVLKEPISEFTQDKDPSLEKGAEIDEYSKAITMAIVFSAFVISPMTDCLGSVLELNGLLAAIPLAYILPGLAYIQMEPHALLSREKLPALGLVVFGALVTILGAAVLLPGLMGGDCRADIVMGYCRQEFQNATATAN, via the exons ATGAACGACAGTCGACGGAACACGGCCACGGAATTCAGTTATATACTGCAGCGCCAG GGCAGCGATGTCTCCGTTGCCGAGGCGTATGCATTCGATGACTTCAACAATTTAATGAAG AACAACCATCAGACACATCAGCAACagggccaacagcagcagcagcagcagcatccttcgcagcagcaacagcaacagcagcagcatcatccttcgcagcagcagccacagcaggaTGTCGGGCTGGGCGACACGTTGTCCTCGCTGCCACAGGCCTCGTTTAACTACATCAACTCCATTGTGGGCAGCGGCGTCATCGGCATACCCTACGCCCTCCATCGTGCCGGCTTCGGCCTCGGCCTGGCCCTGCTCATCCTGGTGGCCTACATCACCGACTACTCGCTCATCCTCATG GTCAGATGCGGTCACATCTGCGGCCGGTTCAGCTATCCGGGCATCATGGAGGCCGCCTACGGAAAATACGGCTACTACCTGCTCTCGCTCCTGCAGTTCATGTACCCCTTTCTGG CCATGATATCCTACAACGTTGTCGTGGGCGATACACTGTCAAAAGTCCTGGTCCGCTTCTTTCCATCCTGGGGCGCTTCCATGGGCGCCGTCCGGCTGGGCGTGGTCTTCTTTGTGAACGTGGGCGTAGTGATGCCCCTGTGTCTCTACAAGAATGTGTCCCGGCTGGCCAGAGCCAGCTTCGTTAGCCTGGCCTGCGTGGTCTTCATCCTGTTTGCGGTCATCATCAAGCTCATGTCGGGCGATTACAAAGT AACGGACACGGCGGAGTCATGGCGCTTTGCTAACTCGGATCTTATCCCGGCCACGGGCATCATGGTCTTTG CTTTCATGTGTCATCACAATACCTTCCTCGTTTATCAATCGATGCGCGAAGCGACCATGGAGCGCTGGGAGAAGGTCACCCACATCTCGATTGGATTCGCCTGGACGGTGGCGGCCCTATTCGGCATCGCCGGTTACTCCACCTTCCGCGCCTTATCCCAAG GCGACCTGCTGGAGAACTACTGCTGGGATGACGACCTGATGAACTTCTCGCGTGTCCTCTTCTCGGTGTCCATCCTCCTGACCTTCCCCATCGAGTGTTTCGTTTCCCGGGAG ATTGTGCGCGCCCTCGTCCATCGATTCGTGCTGAAGGAGCCCATCAGCGAGTTTACCCAGGACAAGGACCCCAGCCTGGAGAAGGGCGCCGAGATCGATGAGTACTCGAAAGCCATTACCATGGCCATCGTGTTCAGCGCCTTCGTCATCTCGCCCATGACCGACTGCCTGGGCTCGGTGCTGGAGCTGAAT GGTCTCCTGGCTGCCATCCCTCTGGCGTACATCCTGCCCGGCCTGGCCTACATCCAAATGGAGCCGCACGCCCTGCTGAGTCGCGAGAAGCTGCCCGCTTTGGGTCTGGTCGTCTTTGGTGCCCTGGTGACCATTCTGGGGGCGGCAGTGCTGCTACCCGGACTAATGGGCGGCGATTGCCGGGCGGATATCGTGATGGGCTACTGCCGGCAGGAGTTCCAAAATGCCACAGCCACCGCCAACTAA